In Sphingopyxis sp. FD7, a single window of DNA contains:
- the recN gene encoding DNA repair protein RecN, with product MLTALSIANIVLIERLDLDFEAGLGVLTGETGAGKSILLDALGLALGARADSALVRQGSGQAQVTASFTAPAAGSPLAALLAENDLVQEPGEPLIVRRTLKADGGSRAFLNDQPCSAALLREVGAHLVEIHGQHDDRGLLAPAGHRALLDAYARADTAAVAAAHAAWRAAEAKLSAARAAIAEAERDREWLAHCVAELRALAPQPGEEAELAEARAAMQKGERLAGDLGAILEVFDGSEGGPALLRGAARRLDRLAGDHVLLAEALAALDRAIIEADEAETKLHEAARALEYDPERLEAAETRLFELRAMARKHGCQPDELAELTGTLAARLDAIEGGSAGLAKLEAAVAETAAAYTHAATALSDQRTKAAARLDAAVAGELAPLKLDAARFQTLVERLPADRWGADGMDRVEFLIATNPGAPFAPLARIASGGELSRFILALKVALAEEGGADTIIFDEIDRGVGGAVASAIGERLARLAGAGKQLLAVTHSPQVAAKGAFHFIIAKSSEGTITRTSVHALDDRGRREEIARMLSGAEVTEEARAQAERLLEVAA from the coding sequence GTGCTGACCGCATTGTCCATCGCCAACATCGTTCTCATCGAACGGCTCGACCTCGACTTCGAGGCCGGGCTGGGCGTGCTGACCGGCGAGACGGGGGCGGGGAAATCGATCCTGCTCGACGCGCTGGGCCTCGCGCTCGGCGCGCGCGCCGACAGCGCGCTGGTGCGGCAGGGGAGCGGGCAAGCACAGGTCACCGCGAGCTTCACCGCGCCCGCCGCGGGCAGCCCGCTCGCTGCGCTGCTCGCCGAAAATGACCTGGTGCAGGAACCGGGCGAGCCGCTGATCGTGCGTCGCACGCTGAAAGCCGACGGCGGCAGCCGCGCCTTTCTGAACGACCAGCCCTGTTCAGCGGCGCTGCTGCGCGAGGTCGGAGCGCATCTGGTCGAAATCCATGGCCAGCATGACGACCGCGGCTTGCTCGCGCCCGCGGGGCACCGCGCGCTGCTCGACGCCTATGCACGCGCCGACACCGCCGCGGTCGCCGCCGCCCATGCCGCGTGGCGCGCCGCCGAGGCGAAGCTTTCCGCCGCGCGCGCGGCCATCGCCGAGGCCGAGCGCGACCGCGAATGGCTCGCACATTGCGTCGCCGAACTGCGGGCGCTCGCTCCGCAACCGGGCGAAGAGGCCGAACTCGCCGAAGCGCGCGCCGCGATGCAGAAGGGCGAACGGCTCGCGGGCGACCTCGGCGCGATCCTTGAAGTCTTCGACGGCAGCGAGGGCGGCCCCGCGCTGCTGCGCGGCGCGGCGCGGCGGCTCGACCGGCTTGCGGGCGACCATGTGCTGCTCGCCGAGGCGCTCGCCGCGCTCGACCGCGCGATCATCGAGGCCGACGAGGCGGAGACGAAGCTGCACGAGGCGGCGCGCGCGCTGGAATATGACCCCGAACGGCTCGAGGCGGCCGAGACGCGGCTGTTCGAGCTGCGCGCGATGGCGCGCAAGCATGGATGCCAGCCGGACGAACTCGCCGAACTCACCGGCACGCTCGCCGCGCGGCTCGACGCGATCGAGGGCGGCAGCGCGGGCCTTGCGAAGCTTGAAGCCGCGGTCGCCGAGACGGCCGCCGCTTATACCCATGCCGCGACGGCGCTCTCCGATCAGCGCACGAAGGCGGCGGCGCGGCTCGACGCGGCGGTCGCGGGCGAGCTGGCGCCGCTGAAGCTCGACGCCGCGCGGTTCCAAACGCTTGTCGAGCGGCTTCCCGCCGACCGCTGGGGCGCCGATGGTATGGACCGCGTCGAGTTCCTGATCGCGACCAACCCCGGCGCGCCCTTTGCCCCGCTCGCCAGGATCGCGAGCGGCGGCGAATTGTCGCGCTTCATCCTCGCATTGAAGGTCGCGCTCGCCGAAGAGGGCGGCGCCGACACGATCATCTTCGACGAGATCGACCGCGGCGTCGGCGGCGCGGTGGCAAGCGCGATCGGCGAGCGGCTGGCGCGACTGGCCGGTGCGGGCAAGCAATTGCTCGCGGTGACGCACAGCCCGCAGGTCGCGGCCAAGGGCGCGTTCCACTTCATCATCGCCAAATCGAGCGAGGGGACCATCACGCGCACCAGCGTCCACGCGCTCGACGATCGCGGCCGCCGCGAAGAAATCGCGCGGATGCTGTCGGGGGCGGAGGTGACCGAGGAAGCAAGGGCACAGGCGGAGCGGCTGCTGGAGGTGGCGGCGTGA
- a CDS encoding peptidylprolyl isomerase, which yields MLNLVFAFFFAAQSPSAPPQATQLPPPVPPVPAPVTPVVEADTRPHVALTTDLGTITVRIEDKRAPVTAANFLRYVDTKRMDGFQFYRSTRSWGPANQLIQAGNRGDARRNFPPIAHEPTTTTGLTNCKGALSMARLNPGDATTDFFLLLSDIKGFDADAPGGDGAGFAVFGEIVAGADVAAAIFNAPISPTAGEGVMAGQILDPHVTIRTARRVPAPADAPEGCVVKAG from the coding sequence ATGCTGAACCTTGTCTTCGCCTTCTTCTTCGCCGCCCAATCGCCGTCGGCTCCGCCGCAGGCCACGCAGTTGCCGCCGCCCGTGCCGCCGGTGCCCGCGCCCGTCACGCCGGTCGTCGAGGCCGACACGCGGCCCCATGTCGCACTCACCACCGATCTCGGCACGATCACCGTGCGGATCGAGGACAAGCGCGCGCCGGTCACCGCCGCCAATTTCCTTCGCTATGTCGATACGAAGCGGATGGACGGGTTCCAATTCTATCGCTCGACCCGCAGCTGGGGGCCTGCGAACCAGTTGATCCAGGCGGGCAATCGCGGCGATGCGCGCCGGAACTTTCCGCCCATCGCGCACGAGCCGACGACGACGACGGGCCTGACCAATTGCAAGGGCGCGCTGTCGATGGCGCGGCTCAATCCCGGCGACGCAACCACCGACTTTTTCCTGCTGCTCTCCGACATCAAGGGGTTCGACGCCGATGCGCCGGGGGGTGACGGGGCGGGCTTTGCGGTGTTCGGCGAAATCGTCGCGGGCGCCGATGTCGCCGCAGCAATCTTCAACGCGCCGATATCGCCCACCGCGGGCGAGGGGGTGATGGCGGGGCAGATTCTTGACCCGCATGTGACGATAAGGACGGCGCGCCGCGTCCCCGCGCCCGCCGATGCGCCAGAGGGCTGCGTGGTCAAAGCGGGATGA
- the rpsO gene encoding 30S ribosomal protein S15, whose protein sequence is MSITAERKAEVIKDNARATGDTGSPEVQVAILTDRINALTEHFKAHHKDNHSRRGLLMMVNKRRSLLDYLRKKDEARYSALIAKLGLRK, encoded by the coding sequence ATGTCGATTACCGCCGAGCGCAAAGCCGAAGTCATCAAGGACAATGCCCGTGCAACGGGCGACACCGGTTCGCCGGAAGTCCAGGTTGCGATCCTCACGGACCGCATCAACGCGCTGACCGAGCATTTCAAGGCGCACCACAAGGACAACCACAGCCGCCGCGGCCTGTTGATGATGGTCAACAAGCGCCGCAGCCTCCTCGACTATCTCAGGAAGAAGGACGAGGCCCGCTATTCGGCGCTGATCGCGAAGCTGGGCCTTCGCAAGTAA
- the pnp gene encoding polyribonucleotide nucleotidyltransferase: protein MFDVKKVSIEWGGETLTLETGKVARQADGAVMATLGETVVLCAVTAAKSVKEGQDFFPLTVHYQEKYSAAGRIPGGFFKRERGATEKETLVSRLIDRPIRPLFPEGFYNEINAIAQVLSYDGHNEPDILAMVAASAALTISGVPFMGPIGAARVGYLNGEYILNPTDEQVAEGDLDLVVAATHDAVMMVESEANELSEEVMLGAVMFAHDACKEVVKAIIKLAEQAAKEPWEIAPSDDNAALKDKLKKLIGKDIAAAYKLTDKSARSNALNAARDKAKAMFAEDGLDPQAVMAGIKLTKKLEAEIVRTAILKEGKRIDGRTTTQIRPIVAETHFLPRAHGSALFTRGETQTIATCTLGTKDAEQMIDGLNGLSYQHFMLHYNFPPYSVGEVGRFGAPGRREVGHGKLAWRALHPVLPTKDEFPYTIRLTSDITESNGSSSMASVCGGSLAMMDAGVPIKRPVSGIAMGLILEGQDYAILSDILGDEDHLGDMDFKVAGTSEGITTMQMDIKIAGITREIFEAALAQAKEGRAHILGEMNKALGEVRSELSAHAPRIETMQIDKAKIRDVIGTGGKVIREIVATTGAKVDIDDEGLIKISSSDLDQIEAARKWIAGIVEEAEVGKIYDGKVVNLVDFGAFVNFMGGKDGLVHVSEIRNERVEKVADVLSEGQEVKVKVLEIDPRGKVRLSMRVVDQDTGEELEDTRPAREPRERGDRGDRGPRRDGGDRGRGGRDRGPRRDGGDRGPRRERSEGPEDQGHVPDFLKD from the coding sequence ATGTTTGACGTGAAAAAAGTATCGATCGAGTGGGGCGGTGAAACGCTGACGCTCGAAACGGGCAAGGTTGCCCGTCAGGCCGACGGCGCCGTGATGGCGACGCTGGGCGAAACGGTCGTGCTGTGCGCCGTGACCGCCGCGAAGTCGGTGAAGGAGGGGCAGGATTTCTTTCCGCTCACCGTCCATTATCAGGAAAAATACTCGGCCGCGGGGCGCATCCCGGGCGGCTTCTTCAAGCGCGAACGCGGCGCGACCGAAAAGGAAACCCTGGTCAGCCGTCTGATCGACCGTCCGATCCGCCCGCTGTTCCCCGAAGGTTTCTATAACGAAATCAACGCCATTGCCCAGGTTCTGAGCTATGATGGCCACAATGAGCCCGACATCCTCGCGATGGTCGCCGCATCGGCCGCGCTCACCATCTCGGGCGTCCCCTTCATGGGCCCCATCGGCGCGGCGCGCGTCGGTTATCTGAACGGCGAATATATCCTCAACCCCACCGACGAACAGGTTGCCGAAGGCGACCTCGACCTCGTCGTCGCGGCGACGCACGACGCGGTGATGATGGTCGAATCCGAAGCCAATGAGCTGTCGGAAGAGGTCATGCTGGGCGCGGTGATGTTCGCGCACGATGCGTGCAAGGAGGTCGTCAAGGCGATCATCAAGCTCGCCGAACAGGCCGCGAAGGAACCCTGGGAGATCGCGCCTTCGGACGACAATGCCGCGCTCAAGGACAAGCTCAAGAAGCTGATCGGCAAGGATATTGCGGCCGCCTACAAGCTCACCGACAAGTCGGCGCGCTCGAACGCCCTCAACGCGGCGCGCGACAAGGCGAAGGCGATGTTCGCCGAAGACGGGCTCGACCCGCAGGCGGTGATGGCGGGCATCAAGCTCACCAAGAAGCTCGAAGCCGAAATCGTCCGCACCGCGATCCTGAAGGAAGGCAAGCGCATCGACGGCCGCACCACCACGCAGATCCGCCCGATCGTCGCCGAAACGCACTTCCTGCCCCGCGCGCACGGCTCGGCGCTGTTCACCCGCGGCGAGACGCAGACGATCGCGACCTGCACGCTCGGCACCAAGGATGCCGAACAGATGATCGACGGCCTCAACGGGCTGTCATATCAGCATTTCATGCTGCACTATAACTTCCCGCCCTATTCGGTCGGTGAAGTCGGCCGCTTCGGCGCGCCCGGCCGCCGCGAAGTCGGTCATGGCAAGCTTGCGTGGCGCGCGTTGCATCCGGTGCTGCCGACGAAGGACGAGTTCCCCTACACGATCCGCCTGACCAGCGACATCACCGAATCGAACGGTTCGTCGTCGATGGCGTCGGTGTGCGGCGGTTCGCTCGCGATGATGGACGCCGGCGTGCCGATCAAGCGTCCCGTCTCGGGCATCGCGATGGGCCTGATCCTCGAGGGCCAGGATTATGCGATCCTCAGCGATATCCTGGGCGACGAGGATCATCTCGGCGACATGGATTTCAAGGTCGCGGGCACGTCCGAAGGCATCACCACGATGCAGATGGACATCAAGATCGCGGGCATCACGCGCGAAATCTTCGAGGCCGCGCTCGCGCAGGCCAAGGAAGGCCGCGCGCACATCCTGGGCGAGATGAACAAGGCGCTCGGCGAAGTCCGCAGCGAATTGTCGGCGCACGCGCCGCGCATCGAAACGATGCAGATCGACAAGGCGAAGATCCGCGACGTCATCGGCACCGGCGGCAAGGTGATCCGCGAGATCGTCGCGACCACCGGCGCCAAGGTCGACATCGACGACGAAGGCCTCATCAAGATTTCGTCGAGCGACCTCGACCAGATCGAGGCCGCGCGCAAGTGGATCGCGGGCATTGTCGAGGAAGCCGAAGTCGGCAAAATCTATGACGGCAAGGTCGTCAATCTTGTCGATTTCGGGGCGTTCGTGAACTTCATGGGCGGCAAGGACGGCCTCGTCCATGTCTCGGAAATCAGGAACGAGCGCGTCGAAAAGGTCGCCGACGTCCTGTCCGAAGGGCAGGAGGTCAAGGTCAAGGTGCTCGAGATCGATCCGCGCGGCAAGGTCCGCCTGTCGATGCGCGTCGTCGATCAGGATACCGGCGAGGAACTCGAAGACACCCGCCCGGCGCGCGAACCGCGCGAGCGCGGTGACCGGGGCGATCGCGGCCCGCGCCGTGACGGCGGCGACCGCGGCCGCGGCGGCCGCGACCGTGGCCCGCGTCGCGACGGCGGCGATCGTGGGCCCCGCCGCGAACGCAGCGAAGGTCCGGAAGACCAGGGCCATGTGCCCGATTTCCTGAAGGACTGA
- a CDS encoding GNAT family N-acetyltransferase → MLDRLYVELADGDLRLVKLAEAHREALRVACAADPDIWPIYSSSYDPEHFDASFTALVGHESRMPYAIFDRETLVGMTAWLRPDMSAQTIELGNSYIHPAARGTGLNGRVKRLMLNHAFAVGIRRVEFRIDERNGRSQAAVAKLGCTKEGVLRAERITWTGHVRDTGLWSILAGEWAG, encoded by the coding sequence ATGCTTGACCGGCTTTATGTCGAGCTTGCCGACGGCGACCTTCGGCTCGTCAAGCTCGCCGAGGCGCATCGCGAAGCGCTGCGCGTCGCCTGCGCCGCCGATCCTGACATCTGGCCGATCTATTCGTCGAGCTATGACCCCGAGCATTTCGACGCGAGCTTCACCGCGCTCGTCGGGCATGAAAGCCGGATGCCCTATGCCATTTTCGACCGCGAAACGCTCGTCGGCATGACCGCGTGGCTGCGTCCCGATATGTCGGCGCAGACGATCGAGCTGGGCAACAGCTATATCCATCCCGCTGCGCGCGGCACCGGGCTCAACGGCCGGGTCAAGCGGCTGATGCTTAATCATGCGTTCGCTGTCGGCATCCGCCGCGTCGAGTTCCGCATCGACGAGCGGAACGGGCGGTCGCAGGCGGCGGTCGCCAAGCTTGGCTGCACCAAGGAAGGCGTGCTGCGCGCCGAGCGGATCACCTGGACCGGGCATGTGCGCGATACGGGGCTGTGGTCGATCTTGGCGGGGGAGTGGGCCGGATAA
- a CDS encoding DUF6491 family protein: protein MKILALSLAAALLPLSVAAADEPAGEPRALGVESSIVFPSDSSIRNWRADGERGVWIQDRRGDWYYGAFAGYCRDIDFAHAIGVETRGAARLDRFSAIIVRGERCPLSSFVTSAPPPSKRDKSKDIMGEKPAAN from the coding sequence ATGAAGATACTCGCACTCTCCCTGGCCGCTGCGCTCCTTCCCCTTTCGGTCGCGGCGGCCGACGAGCCCGCCGGGGAACCGCGCGCGCTCGGCGTCGAATCGAGCATCGTCTTTCCGAGCGACAGCTCGATCCGCAACTGGCGCGCCGATGGCGAACGCGGCGTCTGGATCCAGGACCGCCGCGGCGACTGGTATTATGGCGCCTTTGCGGGATATTGCCGCGACATCGACTTCGCCCATGCGATCGGCGTCGAAACGCGCGGCGCGGCGCGGCTCGACCGTTTTTCGGCGATCATCGTGCGCGGCGAGCGCTGCCCGCTCTCCTCCTTCGTGACCTCCGCGCCGCCGCCGTCGAAGCGCGACAAGTCGAAGGACATCATGGGCGAAAAGCCCGCGGCAAATTGA
- a CDS encoding GNAT family N-acetyltransferase, which yields MTSPHPLDRPVWSMLTGRQAHLAEGDARALRIDRDYGVFGVAADTGAGAQAALAALVPADGELWIVEGDPWPVPPGVREVKRAVLAQMVADGPPPPPRDGEPPIVALRDTDAPEMAALADHAKPGPWGPATHRYGPFFGVREDGRLLAMAGQRMLMSGMAEVSGVATWADCRGRGLARALIGHVMREMVARGETPFLHSYADNAGAIALYESLGFRIRRQVHVLVIAR from the coding sequence GTGACCTCGCCCCACCCCCTCGACCGCCCCGTCTGGTCGATGCTCACCGGCCGACAGGCGCATCTGGCGGAGGGCGACGCGCGCGCGCTCAGGATCGACCGCGATTATGGCGTGTTCGGGGTCGCCGCCGATACGGGCGCCGGGGCGCAGGCGGCGCTGGCCGCGCTGGTGCCCGCCGACGGCGAACTCTGGATCGTCGAGGGCGACCCCTGGCCGGTGCCGCCGGGGGTGCGCGAGGTGAAGCGCGCGGTGCTGGCGCAGATGGTTGCCGACGGACCCCCGCCGCCGCCGCGCGACGGCGAACCGCCGATCGTCGCGCTCCGCGATACGGATGCGCCCGAAATGGCCGCGCTCGCCGATCATGCCAAGCCGGGACCGTGGGGACCGGCGACGCACCGCTACGGTCCCTTTTTTGGGGTTCGCGAGGACGGCCGCCTGCTCGCGATGGCGGGGCAGAGGATGCTGATGTCCGGCATGGCGGAAGTCAGCGGCGTCGCGACCTGGGCCGATTGCCGCGGCCGCGGGCTGGCGCGCGCGCTGATCGGCCATGTCATGCGCGAAATGGTGGCGCGCGGCGAAACGCCTTTCCTGCACAGCTATGCGGATAATGCGGGCGCGATCGCGCTCTATGAATCCCTGGGCTTTCGCATCCGGCGACAGGTGCATGTGCTGGTGATCGCGCGGTAG
- a CDS encoding outer membrane protein assembly factor BamD produces MTHFAPSRAAARLLAAAFVITPMLAACAGGGGVKQDTRYVARDVNTLYRAAQDRLDRGQYGLAAALFDEVERQHPYSPWARRAQLMSSFSYYMDREYTPAIEAAQRFLAIHPGNKDAPYAYYLIALSYYEQISDVTRDQRITQQAQAALGEIVRRYPDSRYAADARLKLDLVQDHLAGKEMEIGRFYQRSSNWLAASIRFREVVDKYQTTSHAPEALYRLTESYLALGIPEEAKKSAAVLGANYPGNEWYERAYKLMQKHAPSA; encoded by the coding sequence ATGACTCATTTTGCACCTTCGCGCGCCGCCGCGCGCCTGCTCGCCGCCGCATTCGTGATCACGCCCATGCTCGCGGCCTGCGCCGGGGGCGGGGGAGTCAAGCAGGACACGCGCTATGTCGCGCGCGACGTCAACACGCTCTACCGCGCCGCGCAGGATCGGCTCGACCGCGGGCAATATGGTCTCGCCGCCGCGCTGTTCGATGAAGTCGAACGTCAGCACCCCTATTCGCCCTGGGCGCGCCGCGCGCAGCTGATGAGCTCGTTCAGCTATTATATGGACCGCGAATATACCCCGGCGATCGAAGCCGCGCAGCGCTTCCTCGCGATTCATCCGGGCAACAAGGACGCGCCCTATGCCTATTATCTGATCGCGCTCAGCTATTATGAGCAGATCAGCGACGTGACGCGCGACCAGCGGATCACGCAGCAGGCGCAGGCGGCGCTCGGCGAAATCGTCCGCCGCTATCCCGACAGCCGCTATGCCGCCGACGCGCGGCTGAAGCTCGACCTGGTGCAGGATCATCTCGCGGGCAAGGAGATGGAAATCGGGCGTTTCTATCAGCGCAGCTCGAACTGGCTCGCCGCGTCGATCCGCTTTCGCGAGGTCGTCGACAAATATCAGACGACCAGCCACGCGCCCGAGGCGCTCTACCGGTTGACCGAATCCTATCTCGCGCTTGGCATTCCCGAAGAAGCGAAGAAATCGGCGGCGGTGCTCGGCGCCAACTATCCGGGCAATGAATGGTATGAGCGCGCGTACAAGCTGATGCAGAAGCACGCGCCGAGCGCATAG
- the truB gene encoding tRNA pseudouridine(55) synthase TruB, with protein sequence MDGWIILDKPMGLGSTQAVGAVKRVCREAGLGKVKVGHGGTLDPLASGVLPIALGEATKLTGRMLDASKVYDFTIAFGTETAGLDAEGDIVAVSDVRPTLADIEAVLPRFTGPIEQVPPAYSAIKIDGERAYDRARKGEAVEMKARGVTIYSLRHAGLDPASIAAGAGWTPDQVRGDEGGEAWLDSITLTAHVSKGTYIRSLARDIARAVGSVGHVTMLRRTKAGPFTLEQAISLDKLNAFGQGAAQSEVFLPFEAGLVDIPALDLSPEAAGAIRQGRVWTGVSTHDGLYWGRDAENRPVALIEALAGTLKVVRGFNL encoded by the coding sequence GTGGACGGCTGGATCATTCTCGACAAACCCATGGGGCTCGGATCGACGCAGGCGGTCGGCGCGGTCAAGCGCGTGTGCCGCGAGGCGGGGCTGGGCAAGGTCAAGGTGGGCCATGGCGGCACGCTCGACCCGCTCGCGTCGGGGGTGCTGCCGATCGCGCTGGGTGAGGCGACGAAGCTCACCGGACGGATGCTCGATGCGAGCAAGGTCTATGATTTCACCATCGCCTTCGGGACCGAAACCGCGGGCCTCGATGCCGAGGGTGACATCGTGGCGGTGAGCGACGTGCGGCCGACGCTGGCGGACATCGAGGCGGTGCTGCCGCGCTTCACCGGGCCGATCGAGCAGGTGCCTCCGGCTTATTCGGCGATCAAGATCGACGGGGAGCGGGCTTATGACCGCGCGCGCAAGGGCGAGGCCGTCGAGATGAAGGCGCGGGGGGTGACGATATACTCGCTTCGTCATGCCGGACTTGATCCGGCATCCATTGCCGCGGGCGCCGGATGGACCCCGGATCAAGTCCGGGGTGACGAGGGTGGGGAAGCGTGGTTGGATTCGATCACTCTCACCGCCCATGTCTCAAAGGGCACCTATATCCGCTCGCTCGCGCGCGACATTGCCCGCGCCGTCGGCAGTGTCGGCCATGTCACGATGCTCCGCCGGACGAAAGCCGGGCCATTTACGCTCGAACAGGCGATTTCGCTGGACAAATTGAACGCTTTCGGCCAAGGGGCCGCGCAATCAGAAGTATTTCTGCCGTTCGAGGCAGGGCTGGTCGACATCCCGGCTCTTGACCTTTCCCCGGAAGCGGCAGGGGCGATCCGTCAGGGTCGCGTCTGGACCGGGGTTAGCACGCACGACGGGCTCTATTGGGGACGCGACGCCGAAAACCGGCCCGTTGCCTTGATCGAGGCTTTGGCGGGAACGCTGAAGGTCGTGCGGGGCTTCAATCTGTAA
- a CDS encoding thymidine kinase — protein MAKLYFYYASMNAGKSTTLLQADFNYRERGMETMLWTAALDDRYGTGQVTSRIGLMAEAHKFDPDSDLFAAVTAENAERPLACVLVDEAQFLSREQVLQLARLADEANIPVLCYGLRTDFAANLFPGSAALLGLADALVELKAVCECGRKATMNLRVDESGRAVVEGAQTEIGGNDRYVAMCRRHFMQKRREAAGDA, from the coding sequence ATGGCCAAGCTCTACTTTTATTATGCCAGCATGAACGCAGGCAAATCGACCACGCTGTTGCAGGCGGATTTCAACTATCGCGAGCGCGGCATGGAGACAATGCTGTGGACCGCGGCGCTCGACGACCGCTATGGCACGGGGCAGGTGACGAGCCGCATCGGGCTGATGGCCGAGGCGCACAAGTTCGACCCCGACAGCGATTTGTTTGCGGCGGTGACTGCGGAGAATGCCGAGCGGCCGCTCGCCTGCGTGCTCGTCGACGAGGCGCAATTTCTGTCGCGCGAGCAGGTGTTGCAGCTGGCACGGCTCGCCGACGAGGCGAATATCCCGGTGCTCTGCTATGGCCTGCGCACCGATTTCGCCGCCAACCTGTTTCCGGGCTCGGCGGCCTTGCTCGGCCTCGCCGATGCGCTCGTCGAACTCAAAGCCGTGTGCGAATGCGGGCGCAAGGCGACGATGAACCTGCGCGTCGATGAAAGCGGCCGCGCGGTGGTCGAAGGCGCGCAGACCGAAATCGGCGGCAACGACCGCTATGTCGCGATGTGCCGGCGGCATTTCATGCAAAAGCGGCGCGAGGCGGCGGGTGATGCTTGA